In the Mesorhizobium sp. M1D.F.Ca.ET.043.01.1.1 genome, TCGCTGTCGGCCGTCGTCCAGCATCTCAGCGTTCTCGAGGCGAGCGGCCTTGTGAGCAGCGAGAAGCTCGGCCGGGTGCGTACCTGCCGGATCGAGCCGAACGCGCTCAGGGCTGCCGAGCATTGGATCAACGAGCGGCGGCTAGCCTGGGAGCGCCGACTTGACCGGCTCGGCGATTTTCTCGTCGAAACCAAGGACCAAAACTGAGGAACGCCGTCATGACCAAACGATCCGTCGTCCATTCCACCTTCGTCATCGAGCGCGTCTACCCGGCGGCGCCCGAAAAG is a window encoding:
- a CDS encoding metalloregulator ArsR/SmtB family transcription factor → MLHDPAQLDLMFQALADPARRQMVDRLSRGPASVSQLAEPLAMSLSAVVQHLSVLEASGLVSSEKLGRVRTCRIEPNALRAAEHWINERRLAWERRLDRLGDFLVETKDQN